The Candoia aspera isolate rCanAsp1 chromosome 6, rCanAsp1.hap2, whole genome shotgun sequence genome has a segment encoding these proteins:
- the VPS26A gene encoding vacuolar protein sorting-associated protein 26A, which translates to MSFLGSLFGPLCEIDVVLNDAESRKTAEIKTEDNKIEKHYLFYDGESVSGKVNIVFKQHGKRLEHQGIRIEFVGQIELFNDKSNTHEFVNLVKELALPGELTQSRSYDFEFMQVEKPYESYIGANVRLRYFLKVTIVRRLSDLIKEYDLIVHQLATYPDVNNSIKMEVGIEDCLHIEFEYNKSKYHLKDVIVGKIYFLLVRIKIQHMELQLIKKEITGIGPSTTTETETIAKYEIMDGAPVKGESIPIRLFLAGYDPTPTMRDVNKKFSVRYFLNLVLVDEEDRRYFKQQEIILWRKAPEKLRKQRTNFHQRFESPEPQASAEQPEM; encoded by the exons ATG AGTTTTCTTGGAAGCTTGTTTGGTCCCTTATGTGAGATTGATGTTGTTCTGAATGATGCTGAATCACGAAAAACAGCTGAAATCAAAACAGAagataataaaatagaaaaacattatttgttCTATGATGGAGAATCTGTTTCAGGAAAG gTAAACATAGTCTTTAAACAACATGGAAAGAGGCTAGAGCATCAAGGAATAAGAATTGAATTCGTAGGGCAAATTG AACTTTTCAATGACAAGAGCAATACTCATGAATTTGTAAACTTAGTGAAAGAGCTGGCCTTACCTGGTGAATTAACACAAAGTAGAAGCTATGACTTTGAATTTATGCAAGTTGAGAAGCCATATGAATCCTACATTGGTGCCAATGTCAGATTGAG GTATTTCCTTAAAGTGACAATAGTAAGAAGATTGTCAGACTTGATTAAAGAATATGACCTTATTGTTCACCAGCTTGCAACATACCCAGATGTTAACAACTCTATTAAAATGGAAGTTGGCATTGAAGATTGTCTGCATATAGAATTTGAATATAACAAATCCAA gTATCACTTAAAGGATGTGATAGTTGGGAAAATTTACTTCCTCTTAGTAAGAATAAAAATTCAACATATGGAATTACAgctgataaaaaaagaaataactggAATTG GACCCAGTAcaacaacagaaacagaaactattgcaaaatatgaaataatggaTGGTGCACCGGTTAAAG gtGAGTCTATTCCCATAAGACTCTTCTTGGCTGGCTATGATCCTACTCCTACAATGAGAGATGTAAACAAAAAATTTTCAGTAAGATACTTCTTGAACTTAGTGTTAGTAGACGAAGAGGACAGACGGTACTTCAAGCAGCAG GAGATCATTCTCTGGAGAAAAGCTCCTGAGAAACTGAGGAAACAAAGAACCAACTTCCATCAGCGGTTTGAAAGTCCAGAACCACAGGCATCTGCAGAACAGCCTGAAATGTGA